The window GTGAGCGGCGCCGGGTGCCCCCCGCCCAGGCGGACCGTGCCCCCAGAGCCGGCAGCCGCTGCCAAGCACGCCCCGCCCGCCCTCCTCCCGCCCCAAGAGCCCCACCGCCGCCTCAGGCGcgcaccccccgcccccccgcggGCCGCGGTTGCGCAGGGTGGAGGGGCtccggcggccccgcggcgctcGGCCGTTGGCGCCCGGCGCGCCGAGGAgctgcgggcggcggcgggagggcggGCTGCGGGGAGGGCGGTGCGCGGCGGCCGGCGGCGCCGAGCCCCGAGCCCCGGTAGGAGGCGGCGGGCCGCGCTGCCGGTGGTGGTGGCGGTGGTGGCGCGGCGCCGCGGAAGCCCGGCGGAGAGGCTGCTCGGCTCTCGCACGCAGCGGCGGAGCGCGTCGCGTCGAGAGGAGTGAGCggggcggaggaggaggaggaggaggaggaggaggaggaggaaggggaggggggagcttCTCGGCGAGGATGCCCGGAGCGGCTGCAGGGACGGCGGCGACAGGAGCGGGCTCGGCGGGAGCGGCAGCAGCGGGGATGCTCCCGGCTCAGGAGGCGGCCAAGATCTACCACACCAACTACGTGCGGAACTCGCGGGCCATCGGCGTGCTCTGGGCCATCTTCACCATCTGCTTTGCCATTGTCAACGTGGTGTGCTTCATCCAGCCCTACTGGATCGGAGACGGCGTGGACACGCCGCAGGCGGGCTACTTCGGGCTCTTCCACTACTGCATCGGCAACGGCTTCAGCCGGGAACTCACCTGCCGGGGCAGCTTCACGgacttctccagcctgccctCGGGAGCCTTCAAAGCTGCCTCCTTCTTCATCGGGCTCTCGATGATGCTCATCATCGCCTGCATCGTCTGCTtcatcctcttcttcttctgcaacaCGGCCACCGTCTACAAGATCTGTGCCTGGATGCAGCTGACCTCGGGTGAGTGGGGCAGCGGCCCCGGCCCGGGGGCTCCGCGCCGCCCGTCACGGCCCGGGACTCGCGGCGGGGCGGTGGATCCGGACtcgcggggcgggcgggcggctcTGACCCCGGCCCTGCCCCGTGGCCCCGGGCGGCCCCTCGGCCCCGGCCTGCCCGCAGCGCTCCCGGCCCGCCCGCAGCGCTGCCGGCCCCGTGCTCCGGCGCTTGGTGTGCTGCTAAGGTCGGGAGAAAATGGACGTGGGAGCGGCAGGTGGGGGTGGCCGAGCCCGGTGGGGTTAGCGCCGGGCTCGGGACGGAGCGAAAGCTCGGGGTGAGGCTGGAAGGGTGGCTGAGGGCGTTGGAATCCGCGTGCCTGAGGTTGGGGTTGGGTCCTGCCCCCCCATTTACGAGGCTTACGTCCCTCTGTGCATTCAGAGTGTACAAAAATCTCATCTCCGTTGCTGGTTGCCTGACTTCGTTTGACTTTCCCCATCACATCCAGCGTCTCCCTGAGGAAAGCGCGTgataaaaaggagggggaacACCAGGACATCCCTTCTCGCATCTTCagcattgctttcatttctgagttggtggggatgtggcagtTTTTGTGCAGTGGGAAGGCAGAGAGGGAGGATGGAATGGTCTCTGGAGTTGGGATAGCAATAAAATCAGTTTCGATGAGATAGAAAAGATCAATTCTTGAAtaattttgggggaaaaaaagtctaaagTCAAAGCATGCCTTCTGCTTGTCTTCCCGATAGATCCCTGAAAAGGAGAAGTTCAGGGGTTGCTGTTAGGAAGGCAGAGCAAAATGTCTCCCGAATGGGCTCACGGTCACTTTTCAGTCCCCCAAATTGACctacattcatttcattttctgagcaaTAATTGTTCTGAGTCGTTTCCTGAGCAGCTTATTGCCACCTAGTTCGTGAGGCTTAGTGGAAATTTCTGGTTTGTGTGAGACAGCTTTATCCATCTGTCCCTGTTTCTATGTGTGTTCTATGTATTTTATGCTCTTTTTGTTACTTGAGTTTCTGTGCAGTTTCTTGTCACCTGGGGGATGATCTGCAGTCACTTGAGATCAGTAAATTTTCCCTTCCTGCCAGTGAGGTTGAAGTTGGGTTCATCTTATTTGCATTGGGAATCCTATGTGATGTTGGTGGCTACTGTGTCTGTTCAATAACACACATCCCAATAGAGTCTTGCTAATTACACATAGTCATGTCAgttggctgcaggcagagcaaagTGTTCCATCTTTGCACCACTGATGTCTCCTCTGCTCCGATAAGGACTTTTGCCTTCAGCTACTGCTCCACCTGTAAAAGATGGCATGAATACATACTGGTTTGGTGCATCCTCAGCCTCTTCTGTTCATGTCCTGTATGCAGTAGGACAGCACAATTTCCAGCTATCTTATATATACTTACTGACATTAGGGATAATAGTATTTTACTTACAGGTTTCTACTGTGCCATGCCACTAGAAGCTGGTGTAGGGTAGATAAAAATTCATCTGATctatttactgtatttctgcACAGGAGAATAATAATGTTTAGAAATCACTGCATGTAGCTGGCCAGAAGTCCAATCAGGGTACACCATGCTGCATGTGTTCAAATGGGACATTGAAGATATGTTTCCAGGCAAAACGACATGGAATTCTCATAGTCTCTGAAGCTGGTAGATGTGCTGTTGACATTAAAAGTCAATAAACGGAGTTTTATATCAGTAGCAGAATCATTTTTCAAACTACTGatatccaaaataaaaataacagggGAATACCTTTATAGCCACGTGATTATTGGCCATCGTTCCCTGTACATATGGGAATGCTCTGAAAGAATTGTAATAATAGTGGCTATTCATAgagaattattttgttgtttgctgAATGTTGTA of the Gallus gallus isolate bGalGal1 chromosome 1, bGalGal1.mat.broiler.GRCg7b, whole genome shotgun sequence genome contains:
- the LHFPL3 gene encoding LHFPL tetraspan subfamily member 3 protein isoform X1, with translation MPGAAAGTAATGAGSAGAAAAGMLPAQEAAKIYHTNYVRNSRAIGVLWAIFTICFAIVNVVCFIQPYWIGDGVDTPQAGYFGLFHYCIGNGFSRELTCRGSFTDFSSLPSGAFKAASFFIGLSMMLIIACIVCFILFFFCNTATVYKICAWMQLTSAACLVLGCMIFPDGWDSDEVKRMCGEKTDKYTLGACSVRWAYILAIIGILDALILSFLAFVLGNRQDSLLAEELKLENKVLLSQSSLE
- the LHFPL3 gene encoding LHFPL tetraspan subfamily member 3 protein isoform X2, which produces MPGAAAGTAATGAGSAGAAAAGMLPAQEAAKIYHTNYVRNSRAIGVLWAIFTICFAIVNVVCFIQPYWIGDGVDTPQAGYFGLFHYCIGNGFSRELTCRGSFTDFSSLPSGAFKAASFFIGLSMMLIIACIVCFILFFFCNTATVYKICAWMQLTSAACLVLGCMIFPDGWDSDEVKRMCGEKTDKYTLGACSVRWAYILAIIGILDALILSFLAFVLGNRQDSLLAEELKLENKDDGNA